TCAATGCATTTACGGTGGGTGTTGGCTATGACCTATGGCACCTTGCTAAAACACGAATCGCGGCCGGCAGTCAATGGACCCTCTACCAAGCCGACCCAAAACTCAATACGCTGTACGGAAAAAATCCCATGGCCTTTGAGATTTACCTGAGGGTGTATCCTTCTTTGATGAAAATGTAAGCTTTTTTGCTTTAAAGCTGTTTAATTGGCACTTAGTACCTTGTTTGAAAAGTAATGCACTATTTTTTATCCCGCAGATAAACGCAGATTAAAATACACGCAGATTTAAAAGATACGCTCATTCACAGAATTTTGCCGATGGTGGTGTTTTTCACCACCATCCTACGTGATTGACTCTTACCGTGTTACAAACAGGTTGACTATTTTGCATTTGCAGTCACTCTGCGGAAGGCTACGAACAACTTGAAAAATATATTTCATTCCCAAAGCAAAGTATTTTGCCTTTCTGCTCGTCCTTTAGAAAACAGCCTATTTCCCATTTTTAGCCGCTCTTGATCTGAACCGCATGGTGATTGCGGGACATTCGTTGGAGGCCGCTACGGCCGCTGTTGCCATGGCGTCTGATTCGCGCTTTAAAGCGGCGGTAAATATAGACGGTACGCTCTATGGTGAATTACTAAAACCAACCTGTCCGCGCCCTTTCCTATTGATAGAAAGCAAAAAAGAGGGAGGTGAACGTTTTCGGAGGTACGAAAATGGAAATCAACGGCTCTTTAAACAATTTGGGGGAGGATATCGGTATGAGATCATTGAAGCTGACCATTATAGTTTTACGGATGCACCGTTTCTGCTGACACCCCCGACTCGCTTTTTGGCCGGTGCTTTTTTAGGGTTTGGTCATATTCCCACCAAGACGCATAGGGCAACCATAGACCTTCTACATGCGTTCTTTCAGGGGGTTCTGAACGATAAATCCACTGATTTAGATTCTGTGGCTAACCGGTATCAAGGTATCATTCGAAAGCTGATTGATTGATATTTTTTTTCGATGTTGGTGTTTTTACTAACGTCCTCATTCTTATATTATTGACACTTTTACTATTTTGTGTTCGCAGTCACTCTCTGGAATACTGCGAACAACTTTGGGATTTAATTGGTTAATTTTATCAAAGATTACTCTTTAAGGGAGACATTAATTGGAATTTCGTATTCAACTGGGCTACCAAATTCTTCACATATAACACTTATTTTTGCAGAAAAAAAGCCTTCATTGATTGGCATAATATATACATCATTGGCAACAAAACTTTTTGTATGTAATAAACTCTTAATCCATATTTTCAATGTATTCTTCTCAATCTTAACAGATTCATGAAATGAAGTAACAGGCATACTATCAATAAACCTTGACCCTAGTGTAGAATATTTATTAGTACCACGACTTCTGTTTACTGCATCCTTAGCAATTTTCAAAGGACTTTCAGGAATATCGGCGGGATAATTCAAATCCTTTAGACCCTCTTTAGTCTTTTCATTCAATAATACAACATTATCTGAAAATATTATCGTAACATTTATATCATTTGCTTTTAAACTCCCCTCATTAATGATTTTTATATTAAGTTCTTCAATACCTACCTTTGAACGCTCATAATGATAAATTTTATCATTATATTCTGATACTATCTGAGGATTATTCTCAATCCAATTATTATATTTAATGGCATCATCTTTGTAATAGTACCCTTTTTCATCACTAGACAAATAAGAAGGAGGTATAGTCGGTACTTTATTTAAAACCTTAGAGGTAGAAAAATTTTTTAACAAACATAGTTCTATTGATTCACTATTATTGAATTTAATATTGAATTTAGGTTTATTACTAAAATTAAGTTTTAGCTTTTCGTTCTCTTCTTTTAACTCTCTATATCCTTTGCTCAATTTAGCCATCTCATTGAGAACTTCTGCTGAAA
Above is a window of Runella slithyformis DSM 19594 DNA encoding:
- a CDS encoding alpha/beta hydrolase encodes the protein MNRMVIAGHSLEAATAAVAMASDSRFKAAVNIDGTLYGELLKPTCPRPFLLIESKKEGGERFRRYENGNQRLFKQFGGGYRYEIIEADHYSFTDAPFLLTPPTRFLAGAFLGFGHIPTKTHRATIDLLHAFFQGVLNDKSTDLDSVANRYQGIIRKLID
- a CDS encoding DUF4062 domain-containing protein, with amino-acid sequence MLEKKYQIFISSTYTDLIEARQEIIKVILNMYHIPIGMEMFSADNADQWETIQETINNSDYYLLIIGNRYGSVTNEGVGYTEKEFDYAKKMGVPIYAYIRKREIPTTPNERETNQDKIVKLDAFIEKVKNNSMVEFWDYPSDLGQKVSIALPKAFRKYPRVGWVKSDSAVSAEVLNEMAKLSKGYRELKEENEKLKLNFSNKPKFNIKFNNSESIELCLLKNFSTSKVLNKVPTIPPSYLSSDEKGYYYKDDAIKYNNWIENNPQIVSEYNDKIYHYERSKVGIEELNIKIINEGSLKANDINVTIIFSDNVVLLNEKTKEGLKDLNYPADIPESPLKIAKDAVNRSRGTNKYSTLGSRFIDSMPVTSFHESVKIEKNTLKIWIKSLLHTKSFVANDVYIMPINEGFFSAKISVICEEFGSPVEYEIPINVSLKE